From the Streptococcus halotolerans genome, the window CAGAAGGAAATATTTTTGCTTCCATCAAAAATCCGTATCTAGAAGCTTCTGAATGGGGCTGGCAAATTGATCCACTAGGTCTTCGCATTACGCTAAATACCATCTGGGATCGTTATCAAAAACCAATGTTTATCGTGGAAAATGGCCTCGGAGCGATTGATACCCCTGATGAAAACGGCTATGTGGCAGATGACTATCGCATCGATTACCTTCGTTCACATATTGAAACCATGAACCAAGCCATCAACGAAGATGGTGTTGAGCTTCTTGGCTATACGACTTGGGGTCCGATTGACCTTGTCTCAGCAGGAACAGGAGAAATGAAAAAACGTTACGGTTTCATCTATGTTGATCGTGATAATCAAGGGAATGGAACCCTCAAACGCTCTAAGAAAAAATCATTTGACTGGTATCAAAAAGTGATCGCTTCAAATGGGGTAGATATTGATTAAATCAACTGAATAAGGTCACGTCAAACACTAGTTTAAGGTTATTAGACTAGTGTTTTTTCATCTGAGATGGTCCATCATTATGAATTTTCTCGCGATGATAACTCTTGTCAGGCCATTTTTTGAGGAGAGGAAATTCAATTTTTTTTTCATGTTATAATAGAACAATATCATTTTTTAGGAAAGGTTTTGGTTTTGTTTCATAAGGTTAATCGTTTGTCTCAAATATTGTTTTATATGATTGGTGTTTTCCTGCTTGGTTTGGGGATTACTCTGTGTACTAAGACTTCTCTTGGAGTATCGCCAGTAGTTTCTCTAGCCTACAATGCTTCAGTTATTTTCAATATTCCAATTGGAATAACCAGCTTTGCTAACTTCGTTCTTTGTATCTTCATTCAGTTTTTACTGTTGGGAAAATCATTTGATCAATTTAGGATCTTCCAGGTAGTGGCTAGTTTTCTAACTAGCTTTGTCATGCAGTTTTTCGACAATACTCTCATAATGCCAGAGAGTATGGGCATGCGATTTGTTTGGCTCTTAGCAGGAGTTGTGATCACAGGCTGTGGTGCCTCTTTGAGTGTTGCTATGCGCTTCATTCCAAACCCTGCTGATG encodes:
- a CDS encoding YczE/YyaS/YitT family protein, which translates into the protein MVLFHKVNRLSQILFYMIGVFLLGLGITLCTKTSLGVSPVVSLAYNASVIFNIPIGITSFANFVLCIFIQFLLLGKSFDQFRIFQVVASFLTSFVMQFFDNTLIMPESMGMRFVWLLAGVVITGCGASLSVAMRFIPNPADALAHTIGQVTGKGFGTGKNLMDLVYISLSLFLSFGTGQGWLGVGIGTLIASVVTGRVIAISFPTFEKLYEKQVAKT